The following are encoded in a window of Sphingobium sp. AP49 genomic DNA:
- the rnc gene encoding ribonuclease III, which translates to MSKPDTAGWLAALIGRAPINPTAFAQALTHGSAKAENYERLEFLGDRILGLLIAEWLYARFPDEPEGKLSRRFNALVSGETCAAVARIAGVPAHLVLGKQARDDGAADSDNVLGDVMEALIGALYLEAGLDEARALVRRLWGDRVDTQTAAPRHPKSALQEWAASNKRKPPEYVMTDRSGPHHALRFTVTVSIKGVGEASATGGSKQEAETAAAKALLEQLAG; encoded by the coding sequence TTGAGCAAGCCCGACACGGCGGGTTGGCTGGCCGCGCTGATCGGCCGCGCGCCGATCAACCCCACAGCCTTTGCGCAAGCGCTGACCCATGGCAGTGCCAAGGCGGAAAATTACGAACGGCTGGAATTTCTGGGCGACCGCATCCTGGGCCTGCTGATCGCCGAATGGCTCTATGCCCGCTTCCCGGACGAGCCGGAGGGCAAGCTGTCGCGCCGCTTCAACGCACTGGTGTCGGGCGAAACCTGCGCGGCGGTTGCTCGCATCGCCGGCGTGCCCGCCCATCTGGTGCTGGGCAAGCAGGCGCGCGATGATGGCGCCGCCGACAGCGACAATGTGCTGGGCGATGTGATGGAGGCGCTGATCGGCGCGCTCTATCTGGAGGCCGGACTGGACGAAGCGCGCGCGCTGGTCCGCCGCCTGTGGGGAGACCGGGTCGACACGCAGACCGCCGCGCCGCGCCATCCTAAATCCGCGCTGCAGGAATGGGCCGCGTCGAACAAGCGCAAGCCGCCTGAATATGTGATGACGGACCGGTCCGGGCCGCATCATGCGCTGCGCTTCACCGTCACCGTATCGATCAAGGGCGTGGGCGAGGCCAGTGCGACGGGCGGATCCAAGCAGGAAGCCGAGACCGCCGCCGCCAAGGCGCTGCTGGAGCAACTGGCGGGCTAG
- the lepB gene encoding signal peptidase I, whose protein sequence is MSAKSETRDFIWFLAKLALFVFVLRSFIVSPFNIPSESMQPRLLIGDYLLVAKWPYGYSRYSLPFSVPLIPGRIFASTPQRGDVVVFKAPPSQKNDYIKRVIGLPGDMVSVRGGTVYLNGQAIPKQKVADLVIPVTPNMEDAAQKEGSPSPCYRPEFEQAAPGGGKQCRYPQFRETLPGGKSYNVLDLVPDGAADDRDTVLVPEGHLFMMGDNRDRSADSRFPAVEGGGIGLVPEENLVGKALVSVFSTDGSANWLLPWTWFTAARWSRIGEGF, encoded by the coding sequence ATGAGCGCAAAATCGGAAACGCGGGACTTCATCTGGTTCCTCGCCAAGCTGGCGTTGTTCGTGTTCGTCCTGCGCAGCTTCATCGTCTCGCCCTTCAACATCCCTTCGGAATCGATGCAGCCGCGCCTCTTGATCGGCGACTATCTGCTGGTCGCCAAATGGCCCTATGGCTATTCGCGCTATTCGCTGCCCTTCTCGGTGCCGCTGATCCCTGGCCGCATCTTCGCCTCAACGCCGCAGCGCGGCGATGTCGTCGTGTTCAAGGCACCGCCGAGCCAGAAGAATGACTATATCAAGCGGGTGATCGGCCTGCCGGGCGACATGGTCTCGGTGCGGGGCGGCACCGTCTATTTGAATGGCCAGGCAATCCCGAAGCAGAAGGTCGCCGACCTCGTCATTCCGGTGACGCCCAACATGGAAGATGCGGCACAGAAGGAAGGCAGCCCCTCGCCCTGCTATCGCCCCGAATTCGAGCAGGCCGCGCCGGGCGGTGGCAAGCAGTGCCGCTACCCCCAGTTCCGCGAAACGTTGCCGGGCGGCAAGAGCTACAATGTCCTCGACTTGGTGCCCGATGGCGCCGCCGACGACCGTGACACCGTGCTGGTCCCCGAAGGCCATCTCTTCATGATGGGCGACAATCGCGACCGTAGTGCCGACAGCCGCTTCCCGGCGGTCGAAGGCGGTGGCATCGGCCTCGTCCCCGAGGAAAATCTGGTCGGCAAGGCGCTCGTATCCGTCTTCTCGACCGACGGCAGCGCCAACTGGCTGCTGCCCTGGACCTGGTTCACCGCCGCGCGCTGGAGCCGGATCGGGGAAGGTTTTTGA
- the pgi gene encoding glucose-6-phosphate isomerase has product MSSPALAALAALPQADLKTIFTTDPDRLSKLVLSQGPLRFDWSKTHLTDDLVDGFLKLAVEQDFAGRREALFAGEPVNNTEGRAAEHTAQRGVGNAESVALAKALHNRTRALIDAIEAEALGPIRHILHIGIGGSALGPDLIVDALGGDGMRYDVAIVSNVDGTALEKAMDAFDPDATLIAIASKTFTTSETMLNAASAINWMVEAGVEDPYGKIIALTAAPDKAMEWGVDETRILPFPESVGGRYSLWSSIGFPAALALGWDAFESLLEGAAAMDRHFQLTAPRENIPLIAAFVDQYYARILGCETRALFAYDERLALLPSYLQQLEMESNGKSVKLDGTPVDGPTAPITWGGVGTDAQHAVFQLLHQGTILTPVEFIASIEPGNALDPAHHRALLVNCFAQGAALMRGKDNADPARAYAGNRPSTTILMDDVNPHALGALIAFYEHRTFANAVLMGINPYDQFGVELGKEIAKSIEANGPTGFDPSTMALIEIALGE; this is encoded by the coding sequence ATGTCCAGTCCTGCACTGGCGGCCCTTGCCGCCCTGCCTCAAGCCGACCTCAAGACCATCTTCACGACCGATCCCGATCGCCTGTCGAAGCTGGTGCTGAGCCAGGGGCCGCTCCGTTTCGACTGGTCCAAGACCCATCTGACTGACGATCTGGTCGACGGCTTCCTCAAGCTGGCGGTGGAGCAGGATTTCGCGGGGCGTCGCGAGGCGCTGTTCGCGGGCGAGCCGGTCAACAATACCGAAGGCCGCGCCGCCGAGCACACCGCGCAGCGCGGTGTCGGCAATGCCGAGAGCGTGGCGCTGGCCAAGGCGCTGCACAACCGCACCCGCGCGCTGATCGACGCGATCGAGGCGGAAGCGCTCGGCCCGATCCGGCATATCCTGCATATCGGCATTGGCGGGTCGGCGCTCGGCCCGGACCTGATCGTCGATGCGCTGGGCGGCGACGGCATGCGCTATGATGTCGCGATCGTCTCCAATGTCGACGGCACGGCGCTGGAAAAGGCGATGGATGCCTTCGACCCCGACGCCACGCTGATCGCGATCGCGTCCAAGACCTTCACCACCAGCGAGACGATGCTGAATGCGGCTAGCGCGATCAACTGGATGGTCGAGGCGGGTGTCGAAGATCCCTATGGCAAGATCATCGCGCTGACCGCCGCGCCGGACAAGGCGATGGAATGGGGCGTCGACGAGACCCGCATCCTGCCCTTCCCCGAAAGCGTGGGCGGCCGCTATTCGCTGTGGTCGTCGATCGGCTTCCCCGCCGCGCTGGCGCTGGGCTGGGATGCGTTCGAGAGCCTGCTGGAGGGCGCGGCGGCGATGGACCGTCATTTCCAGCTGACCGCCCCGCGCGAGAATATCCCGCTGATCGCTGCCTTTGTCGATCAATATTATGCGCGCATCCTGGGCTGCGAGACGCGCGCATTGTTCGCCTATGACGAGCGGCTGGCGCTGTTGCCCTCCTATCTCCAGCAACTGGAGATGGAGAGCAATGGCAAGTCGGTGAAGCTGGACGGAACGCCGGTCGACGGGCCGACCGCGCCGATCACCTGGGGCGGTGTCGGCACCGATGCGCAGCACGCGGTGTTCCAGCTGCTGCACCAAGGCACGATCCTGACCCCGGTCGAGTTCATCGCCTCGATCGAGCCGGGCAATGCGCTCGACCCGGCGCATCATCGCGCGCTGCTGGTGAACTGCTTCGCCCAGGGCGCGGCGCTGATGCGCGGCAAGGACAATGCGGACCCGGCCCGCGCCTATGCCGGCAACCGCCCGTCGACCACCATCCTGATGGACGATGTGAACCCGCATGCCCTGGGGGCGCTGATCGCTTTCTACGAGCATCGCACCTTCGCCAATGCCGTGCTGATGGGGATCAACCCCTATGACCAGTTTGGCGTCGAGCTGGGCAAGGAGATCGCCAAGTCGATCGAGGCCAACGGACCGACCGGCTTCGACCCCTCGACCATGGCGCTGATCGAGATCGCTTTGGGCGAGTAA
- the gor gene encoding glutathione-disulfide reductase, with amino-acid sequence MSDYDFDLFVIGAGSGGVRASRVAAAHGAKVAVAEEFRVGGTCVIRGCVPKKLLIYGAHFAEDLKDARRFGWNVPDCGFEWATLRDNVLGEVDRLEGLYKNTLGSHKVELIAERATIVGPHQVKLASGREVTAKVILVATGAWPLIPEVEGAEHGITSNEVFHLDDCPKRIVIVGGGYIANEFAGIFHQLGSHVTMVNRGGTLLRGYDEQIRDRLLQISTMKGINFRFNAQMEKIEKMEDGTLCVHFKNGDPVAADIVLFATGRRPHSDGLGLETAGVELDEKGAIKVDEYSRTSCESIYAVGDVTDRLQLTPVAIREGHAFADTVFGDNPRTVDYSCVPSAVFSHPPLAGVGLTEAQAKNKYGTVKVYTSDFRPMKNVLAGRDERALYKMVVDATTNKVIGLHMIGPDAPEILQAAAVAVKAGLTKQDFDDTVALHPSMAEELVLLK; translated from the coding sequence ATGAGCGATTATGATTTCGACCTTTTCGTCATCGGCGCAGGATCGGGCGGGGTGCGCGCATCGCGCGTCGCCGCGGCGCATGGCGCCAAGGTCGCAGTGGCCGAGGAATTTCGCGTCGGTGGCACCTGCGTCATTCGCGGCTGCGTGCCCAAGAAGCTGCTCATCTATGGCGCGCATTTCGCCGAGGATCTGAAGGACGCCCGCCGCTTTGGCTGGAATGTACCGGACTGCGGCTTTGAGTGGGCGACGCTGCGCGACAATGTGCTGGGCGAAGTCGACCGGCTGGAGGGACTCTACAAGAACACCCTGGGCAGTCACAAGGTCGAGCTGATCGCCGAGCGCGCGACGATCGTCGGGCCGCACCAGGTCAAGCTCGCCAGCGGGCGCGAAGTGACGGCCAAGGTCATCCTGGTCGCGACCGGTGCCTGGCCGCTGATCCCGGAAGTGGAGGGCGCCGAACATGGCATCACCTCCAACGAGGTGTTCCATCTGGATGACTGCCCCAAGCGCATCGTGATCGTCGGCGGCGGCTATATCGCCAATGAATTTGCCGGGATCTTCCATCAGTTGGGCAGCCATGTGACCATGGTCAATCGTGGCGGGACGCTGCTGCGCGGCTATGATGAACAGATCCGCGATCGCCTGCTCCAGATTTCGACGATGAAGGGGATTAATTTCCGCTTCAACGCGCAGATGGAGAAGATCGAGAAGATGGAGGACGGCACGCTGTGCGTCCACTTCAAGAATGGCGATCCGGTCGCGGCAGACATCGTGCTGTTCGCCACTGGGCGTCGTCCGCATAGCGACGGGCTGGGGCTGGAAACTGCCGGTGTCGAACTGGACGAGAAGGGCGCGATCAAGGTCGACGAATATAGCCGCACCAGTTGCGAGAGCATCTATGCGGTGGGCGATGTCACCGACCGGCTGCAACTGACCCCGGTGGCGATCCGCGAGGGTCATGCCTTTGCCGACACCGTGTTCGGCGACAATCCGCGCACCGTCGACTATAGCTGTGTGCCGTCGGCCGTGTTCAGCCATCCGCCCCTGGCGGGCGTCGGCCTGACCGAAGCGCAGGCGAAGAATAAATATGGCACGGTGAAGGTCTATACCTCCGACTTCCGGCCGATGAAGAATGTGCTGGCCGGGCGCGATGAGCGGGCGCTCTACAAGATGGTCGTGGACGCGACCACCAACAAGGTGATCGGCCTGCACATGATTGGCCCGGACGCGCCGGAAATCCTACAGGCAGCGGCCGTCGCGGTGAAGGCGGGCCTTACCAAGCAGGATTTCGACGATACCGTGGCGCTGCACCCCAGCATGGCCGAAGAGCTGGTGCTGCTGAAATAA
- a CDS encoding 2OG-Fe dioxygenase family protein, with the protein MSDTDCLPTIDQTLEQDGYARLAGAHLLRQLDISAADWAPFARSWDDLGPDLFMADGGRYRRRRHATFHCSAGQFSRQPHQPHYQSRDYNPLNGDVQRWFDPVEDTTVALPVTQALLEFCAGHFDPASSGHWHVEMHQFRIEAKPGELGRPTPEGMHRDGVDRVFVMLVERRNVREGVTRIGSADGTPMGEFTLAQPGDAMLIDDHRIFHGVTEIHAVDPAQPAWRDALVLTFQSSPARRGGIA; encoded by the coding sequence ATGAGCGATACGGACTGCCTGCCCACCATCGACCAGACGCTGGAACAGGATGGCTATGCCCGCCTGGCCGGCGCCCACCTGTTGCGCCAACTGGATATCAGCGCGGCCGACTGGGCGCCCTTTGCCCGCAGCTGGGACGATCTTGGCCCCGACCTGTTCATGGCCGATGGAGGCCGTTATCGCCGCCGACGCCACGCCACCTTTCACTGCTCCGCCGGGCAATTCAGCCGCCAGCCGCACCAGCCCCATTATCAGAGCCGCGACTATAACCCGCTGAACGGCGATGTGCAGCGCTGGTTCGATCCGGTCGAGGATACGACCGTCGCGCTGCCGGTAACGCAAGCGCTGCTGGAATTCTGCGCCGGCCATTTCGATCCGGCGTCATCGGGCCACTGGCATGTCGAGATGCACCAGTTCCGGATCGAGGCGAAGCCGGGCGAACTGGGTCGCCCGACGCCCGAGGGGATGCACCGCGACGGCGTCGACCGGGTCTTCGTGATGCTGGTCGAACGCCGCAACGTGCGCGAAGGCGTTACCCGCATCGGCTCCGCCGACGGCACGCCGATGGGCGAATTCACCTTGGCCCAGCCGGGCGACGCGATGCTGATCGACGACCATCGCATCTTCCACGGCGTGACCGAAATCCACGCCGTCGATCCCGCCCAGCCAGCCTGGCGCGACGCGCTGGTTTTGACGTTCCAATCCTCCCCAGCACGGAGAGGTGGCATCGCTTAG
- a CDS encoding SDR family oxidoreductase: MDLQLSGKTALVTGSTAGIGFAIARRLAQEGVEVVITGRNQAKLDAAAAELSQAGTVRPVLADPATAAGADALIAAVPDIDILVNNLGIYEAKDFTDITDADWHHLFEVNVVSGARLARHYFPKMLAKNWGRVLFIASESGLLPPAEMIHYGMTKSAQLAISRGLAEHTRGTGVTVNSVLPGPTRSEGIVEFIRSVVENKDASEAEREAEFFTKLRPLSLIKRLIEADEVGAMTAYLASPLAAATNGAAVKVEGGMVPTIY; this comes from the coding sequence ATGGATCTTCAGCTTTCGGGCAAGACCGCCCTCGTCACCGGATCGACCGCCGGCATCGGCTTCGCGATCGCCAGGCGTCTGGCCCAGGAAGGGGTTGAGGTCGTCATCACCGGCCGCAACCAGGCCAAGCTGGACGCCGCCGCCGCCGAACTGTCGCAGGCTGGCACCGTCCGTCCGGTCCTGGCCGATCCCGCCACCGCCGCGGGCGCCGACGCGCTGATCGCCGCCGTCCCGGACATCGACATTCTCGTCAACAATCTCGGCATCTACGAGGCCAAGGATTTCACCGACATCACCGACGCGGACTGGCACCATCTGTTCGAGGTCAATGTCGTGAGCGGCGCCCGCCTTGCCCGCCATTATTTCCCGAAGATGCTGGCCAAGAACTGGGGTCGCGTCCTGTTCATCGCCAGCGAAAGCGGCCTGCTGCCGCCCGCCGAGATGATCCATTATGGCATGACCAAGTCGGCCCAGCTCGCCATTTCGCGGGGCCTTGCCGAACATACGCGCGGCACCGGCGTCACCGTCAACTCGGTGCTGCCTGGCCCGACGCGCTCAGAGGGCATTGTCGAATTCATCCGCTCCGTGGTCGAGAACAAGGACGCGTCCGAAGCCGAGCGAGAGGCCGAATTCTTCACCAAGCTGCGCCCGCTCTCGCTGATCAAGCGGCTGATCGAGGCCGATGAAGTCGGCGCGATGACCGCCTATCTCGCCAGCCCGCTGGCCGCCGCCACTAACGGCGCGGCAGTCAAGGTCGAAGGCGGCATGGTGCCCACGATCTACTGA
- a CDS encoding LysR family transcriptional regulator, with product MDNRFGDIETFLMVAGEGSLAAAAKALRLTPSAVSRSIARLEQRLGVTLLRRTTRALALTPEGVTYRDRMAVLVGDMMELEAGLGEDRTTPRGLLRINASPSFGIECLIPILPGFRERYPAVTVDLTLSDTIVDLVEERADIAIRIGPLRDTSLRAKKLGHSAMVLVASPAYLARRGTPQTPDDLDDHDCLRFSFRRSVDGWPFRIGGRVVQRPVQGSFYGNSGEVVRQMAVAGGGIARHGHFHVASDLRAGRLVEVLADYNPGDGEDIHALYAAEDRTAARVRAFLDHLDEAMVIATGVPPS from the coding sequence ATGGACAACCGATTCGGCGATATCGAAACCTTCCTGATGGTGGCGGGCGAGGGCAGCCTGGCGGCGGCTGCCAAGGCGCTGCGCCTGACGCCGTCGGCGGTCAGCCGGTCGATCGCCCGGCTGGAGCAGCGGCTGGGCGTTACCCTGTTGCGGCGGACGACCCGCGCACTGGCGCTGACGCCGGAGGGTGTCACCTATCGCGACCGAATGGCGGTGCTGGTCGGCGACATGATGGAATTGGAGGCCGGGCTGGGCGAGGATCGCACCACGCCGCGCGGGCTGTTGCGGATCAACGCCTCCCCCTCCTTCGGCATCGAATGTCTGATCCCGATCCTGCCGGGCTTTCGCGAACGCTATCCGGCGGTGACGGTGGACCTGACCCTGTCCGACACGATCGTCGACCTGGTCGAGGAACGCGCCGACATCGCCATCCGCATCGGTCCGCTGCGCGATACCAGTTTGCGGGCGAAGAAGCTGGGCCATAGCGCGATGGTGCTGGTGGCAAGCCCGGCCTATCTCGCCCGGCGCGGCACGCCCCAAACGCCGGACGATCTGGACGATCATGACTGTCTGCGTTTCAGTTTCCGCCGCTCGGTCGATGGCTGGCCGTTCCGCATCGGCGGGCGCGTGGTGCAGCGGCCGGTCCAGGGCAGTTTCTACGGCAATTCGGGCGAGGTGGTACGCCAGATGGCGGTCGCCGGCGGCGGCATCGCCCGGCACGGTCATTTCCATGTGGCCAGCGACCTGCGGGCCGGACGGCTGGTGGAGGTGCTGGCCGACTATAATCCCGGCGATGGCGAGGATATCCACGCCCTCTATGCGGCGGAAGACCGCACGGCGGCGCGTGTGCGCGCCTTCCTCGACCATCTGGACGAGGCGATGGTGATCGCGACGGGGGTACCGCCATCATAG
- a CDS encoding nucleoside hydrolase has product MPVELCRRHVLMSAAALMSSLAATAPGAVVRRHPLARVIVDNDFAGDPDGLFQLAHHLLCRSVDLPLIVCSHLPPAFGGPASATAAAEKVGKLLDVMKLDGRYSVVAGAERSFPSGAAWKPSPATAAIVREAMREDRREPLYYAAGAGLTELALAWRAEPRIGPRITLVWIGGGEHPGVAYPPPGPAEPEFNFSIDPTAAQIIFNESDIEIWQVPRDAYRQMLFSTAEMEDMAAGSALGRYLKDRLDEMAAMLATIPGFPPTPDADVYVLGDSPLVTLTALMTPLQPDPASSRYLRQPTPHLNEDGSYHDRPDGRAMRVYTAIDAALTFRDMVHKFARPLG; this is encoded by the coding sequence ATGCCCGTGGAATTGTGTCGTCGCCATGTCCTGATGTCGGCGGCCGCGTTGATGAGCAGCCTGGCGGCGACCGCGCCTGGCGCCGTCGTGAGACGGCATCCGCTGGCGCGGGTCATTGTGGACAATGATTTTGCCGGCGATCCCGACGGGCTGTTCCAACTGGCCCATCATCTGCTCTGCCGATCGGTCGATTTGCCGCTGATTGTCTGTTCCCATCTTCCCCCGGCGTTCGGTGGCCCTGCTTCGGCGACGGCTGCAGCTGAAAAGGTGGGGAAACTGCTGGATGTGATGAAGCTTGATGGACGATATAGCGTCGTGGCAGGCGCCGAACGATCTTTTCCGTCTGGTGCCGCCTGGAAGCCCAGCCCGGCAACGGCGGCCATCGTCCGCGAGGCGATGCGGGAGGACCGGCGGGAGCCGCTTTACTATGCCGCTGGCGCTGGATTGACCGAACTGGCGTTGGCCTGGCGGGCGGAGCCGCGCATCGGGCCGCGCATAACGCTGGTGTGGATCGGTGGCGGTGAGCATCCGGGTGTCGCCTATCCGCCACCCGGGCCAGCCGAACCGGAGTTTAATTTTTCGATCGATCCGACTGCGGCACAGATCATCTTCAATGAATCCGATATCGAAATCTGGCAGGTACCCCGTGACGCCTATCGCCAGATGCTGTTTTCGACGGCCGAGATGGAGGATATGGCGGCGGGCAGCGCGTTGGGGCGCTATCTCAAGGATCGATTGGACGAGATGGCGGCGATGCTGGCGACCATCCCGGGCTTTCCGCCGACACCCGACGCGGATGTCTATGTCCTGGGCGACAGTCCTCTGGTGACATTGACGGCCCTGATGACGCCACTGCAACCCGATCCGGCTTCCAGCCGCTATCTGCGCCAGCCGACTCCCCATCTCAACGAGGACGGCAGCTATCATGACCGTCCGGATGGGCGGGCTATGCGGGTCTACACCGCCATCGATGCCGCGCTGACCTTCCGCGACATGGTCCACAAATTTGCCCGGCCGTTGGGCTGA
- a CDS encoding helix-turn-helix transcriptional regulator encodes MARGNRIFAGPRLRQLRLDHRMDQATMAQALGISVSYLSQMENDDRPLTAKVKAALANAFPTDWASFDSREDEQLLGAFAFALSHPELPGPALEPERIEKLHLQFPEFAARYVDLYNAHMRANERINMIEEAIANDHEVQARLPWEAARDWFHEAGNYVHAIDCLAEEMAESFTQGQTLDEGMLVEALARRHGIETLIAETPDSALRAYSAADKRLFVNAALPTESRKFMLAHQLMMLEGQAVIADVVRKAALPVMGADRLLAIGLGNYAAGALLMPYALFREAARAMRHDIDRLARTFGVSFEQACHRLSTLQRPGLRGIPFFFCRVDMAGNITKRHSATRLQFARFGGACPLWNVHEAVAVPDRINVQLGETPDGVRYVSMAKGLVKPSGSYQRTPRRFAVVLGCEVAHAANFVYADGLHLQEEGAATPIGITCRLCSRQSCDQRAFPPADRPIHVDPDNRQIVPYWIG; translated from the coding sequence ATGGCACGCGGCAATCGCATCTTCGCAGGACCAAGATTGCGCCAGCTGCGCCTGGACCATCGCATGGATCAGGCGACGATGGCGCAGGCGCTGGGCATTTCGGTCTCCTATCTTTCACAGATGGAGAATGACGATCGCCCGCTGACCGCCAAGGTCAAGGCCGCGCTCGCCAACGCCTTCCCGACCGACTGGGCCAGCTTCGACAGCCGCGAGGACGAACAGTTGCTCGGCGCCTTCGCCTTTGCCCTGTCCCACCCCGAACTGCCCGGCCCCGCTCTGGAGCCGGAGCGGATCGAGAAGCTGCACCTGCAATTTCCCGAATTCGCCGCCCGCTATGTCGATCTCTACAACGCTCATATGCGCGCCAATGAGCGGATCAACATGATCGAGGAGGCGATCGCCAACGATCATGAGGTGCAGGCGCGCCTGCCGTGGGAAGCGGCGCGCGACTGGTTTCACGAGGCAGGTAATTATGTCCACGCCATCGACTGCCTGGCCGAGGAGATGGCGGAAAGCTTCACCCAGGGGCAGACGCTGGACGAGGGCATGCTGGTCGAGGCGCTGGCCCGCCGCCATGGTATCGAAACACTGATCGCCGAGACGCCCGATAGCGCGCTGCGCGCCTATAGCGCCGCCGACAAGCGACTGTTCGTCAACGCCGCCCTGCCGACCGAGAGCCGCAAGTTCATGCTCGCCCATCAGCTGATGATGCTGGAAGGACAGGCGGTTATCGCCGACGTCGTGCGCAAGGCCGCCCTGCCCGTCATGGGCGCCGACCGTTTGCTGGCGATTGGCCTTGGCAATTATGCCGCCGGCGCGCTGCTCATGCCCTATGCCCTCTTCCGCGAGGCGGCACGGGCGATGCGCCATGATATCGACCGGCTCGCCCGCACCTTCGGCGTCAGTTTCGAGCAGGCCTGCCACCGCCTCTCGACGCTCCAGCGCCCCGGGCTGCGCGGCATCCCCTTCTTCTTCTGCCGGGTCGACATGGCCGGCAACATCACCAAGCGGCACAGCGCCACCCGCCTGCAATTCGCCCGCTTCGGCGGCGCCTGCCCGCTGTGGAACGTGCATGAGGCGGTCGCCGTGCCCGACCGGATCAACGTCCAGCTGGGCGAGACCCCGGACGGCGTGCGCTATGTCTCCATGGCGAAGGGGCTGGTGAAGCCATCGGGCAGCTACCAGCGCACCCCGCGCCGCTTTGCCGTGGTGCTGGGCTGCGAGGTCGCCCATGCCGCGAACTTCGTCTATGCCGACGGCCTGCATCTGCAGGAGGAAGGGGCTGCGACGCCGATCGGCATTACCTGCCGCCTCTGCTCACGCCAGAGCTGCGACCAGCGCGCCTTCCCGCCGGCCGACCGGCCGATCCATGTCGACCCCGACAATCGCCAGATCGTGCCCTACTGGATCGGCTGA